A single genomic interval of Pyrus communis chromosome 5, drPyrComm1.1, whole genome shotgun sequence harbors:
- the LOC137733441 gene encoding O-fucosyltransferase 20-like, with translation MAKSKNNSTTKKLSYISVPSQIINSLSSSSLQSLLVSPKKSSRSKSSSCLSWLSNHRTPKFWVFFLFLFGMIGMLKLGFNLDRLVPYSPYPCSTTQLHDLVSNKYLKSHMGFTSHGENSHQVEVLGESQPLISSGVLQSEVGVEPDSGKVGEEADGSEFWKQPDGLGYRSCLDLTTEYKRASEGIVKDRTKYLIVVVSGGMNQQRNQIVDAVVIARILGAALVVPIFQVNVIWGDESEFSDIFDLKHFKEVLADDVRIVSALPSTHIMTRPVEEKRTPLHASPNWIRSHYHKRIKREGVLLLRGLDSRLSKDLPSDLQKLRCKVAFHALRFAPPILGIGTKLAERMHNKGPYLALHLRMEKDVWVRTGCLPGLNPKYDEIIYNERIRRPELLTGRSNMTYHERKLAGLCPLNAVEVTRLLKALGAPKSARIYWAGGQPFGGKEALLPLIEEFPHFYNKEDLALPGELEPFANRASVMAAIDYIVSENSDVFMPSHGGNMGHVMQGHRAYAGHKKYITPDKRHMLPYFLNSSLPEAEFNRIIKELHRDSLGQPDLRSSRVGKDVTKYPIPECMCNETNTHSYM, from the exons ATGGCGAAGTCGAAGAACAACAGCACCACCAAGAAGCTTTCTTACATTTCAGTCCCTTCTCAGATTATCAACTCTCTGTCTTCCTCTTCTCTGCAATCGCTCCTCGTTTCTCCCAAGAAATCTTCAAGGAGCAAAAGCAGCAGCTGCTTGAGCTGGCTCAGCAACCATAGGACCCCAAAGTTCTGggttttcttcctcttcctctttggAATGATTGGGATGCTGAAGCTGGGATTCAATCTCGACCGTTTAGTCCCGTACTCTCCATACCCATGTTCCACAACTCAGCTCCATGACTTGGTCTCCAATAAGTACTTAAAATCACACATGGGTTTCACTTCACACGGTGAAAACAGCCACCAAGTCGAGGTTTTGGGCGAATCCCAGCCGTTGATTTCGAGTGGGGTTTTGCAATCAGAGGTGGGGGTTGAGCCTGACAGTGGGAAGGTCGGAGAGGAAGCTGATGGGAGTGAGTTTTGGAAGCAGCCGGATGGTTTGGGGTATCGGTCGTGCTTGGATTTGACGACGGAGTATAAGAGAGCTAGTGAGGGGATAGTGAAGGACAGGACTAAATACCTGATTGTTGTGGTTTCTGGTGGGATGAACCAGCAGAGGAATCAGATTGTCGATGCTGTCGTTATTGCCAGGATTCTTGGAGCTGCTCTGGTGGTTCCTATTTTTCAAGTTAATGTCATCTGGGGAGATGAAAG TGAATTTTctgatatatttgatttgaagCACTTTAAGGAAGTTCTTGCTGACGATGTTCGGATAGTTTCTGCACTACCATCGACGCATATAATGACAAGGCCAGTGGAGGAGAAACGGACTCCTCTACATGCTTCGCCTAATTGGATTCGGTCGCATTATCACAAGAGG ATTAAAAGAGAAGGGGTTCTGCTTCTAAGAGGCTTGGATTCAAGGCTCTCTAAGGATCTTCCCTCTGATCTTCAAAAGCTTCGATGCAAG GTTGCTTTTCATGCATTGAGGTTTGCTCCTCCAATTTTGGGAATTGGTACCAAGCTTGCAGAGAGGATGCACAATAAGGGTCCATACCTTGCGCTTCATTTAAGAATGGAGAAGGACGTATGGGTGAGGACCGGTTGTCTTCCTGGTTTGAATCCTAAATATGATGAGATAATTTACAATGAGAGGATTCGGCGGCCAGAGCTCCTAACTGGAAGATCAAACATGACTTACCATGAAAGAAAACTTGCAGGTCTCTGCCCCTTGAATGCTGTGGAGGTGACCAG GTTGCTTAAAGCTCTTGGAGCTCCAAAAAGTGCAAGAATATATTGGGCTGGCGGGCAGCCTTTTGGTGGAAAAGAAGCCTTACTACCGTTAATCGAAGAATTTCCCCATTTTTACAATAAGGAAGATCTTGCTTTGCCTGGTGAACTAGAACCTTTTGCAAACAGAGCGTCTGTCATGGCTGCCATTGATTATATAGTTTCCGAGAATAGTGATGTCTTCATGCCTTCTCATGGGGGAAATATGGGCCATGTTATGCAG GGACATCGTGCCTACGCGGGCCACAAGAAGTATATAACCCCAGACAAGAGGCATATGCTTCCGTACTTTCTGAACTCTTCTCTCCCTGAAGCAGAGTTCAATAGAATCATAAAGGAATTGCACAGAGATTCCTTAGGACAGCCAGACCTCAGGAGTAGTAGAGTTGGAAAAGATGTCACAAAGTACCCCATTCcagagtgcatgtgcaatgaaacTAATACTCATTCGTACATGTGA
- the LOC137733484 gene encoding linoleate 13S-lipoxygenase 2-1, chloroplastic-like, with the protein IYSLHIFELGFVETGLEKETVKGYAHNSSHKDNEVVYETTFTIPKGFGDVGAVQVENEHHKEIFIKSIDLDGFPKGTVNIPCNSWAHSKFDNPQKRIFFTNESYIPSETPRGLKKLRESELQTLRGDGGGQRKTSDRIYDYDTYNDLGDPDSNDELARPVLGSKDYPYPRRCRTGRPRSKKDPLSEQRSSNVYVPRDEAFSEVKQLTFSTKTLKSVLHALIPSLQTALLDPDLGFPYFTAIDSLFNEGITLPKPKTGGFFQTIIPRLVKTITDGGDDLLLFETPEVIDRDKFAWFRDEEFSRQTLAGLNPYSIELVKEWPLKSKLDPEVYGPPESLITTEVVEKEIKGCMTVNEALERNKMFILDYHDLLMPYVNKVREIEGTTLYGSRTLFFLTDDGTLRPIAIELTRPPVGDKPQWKQVFTPTWEATGCWLWRLAKAHVLAHDSGYHQLVAHWLRTHCSTEPYIIAANRQLSVMHPIYRLLHPHFRYTMEINALAREALINAGGIIESSFAPGKYSMEFSSVAYDQLWRFDMEALPADLIRRGMAVEDPTAEHGLKLTIEDYPFANDGLILWDTIKEWVSDYVNHYYPDPNLIESDTELQGWWTEVRTKGHADKKDEPWWPVLKTPESLIHTLTTIIWVAAGHHSAVNFGQYTYGGYFPNRPTIARTNMPTEDPSEEFFQNFMKKPEVALLMCFPSQIQATKVMAVLDVLSNHSPDEEYIGDCLESAWAENPVIKAAYERFSGNLKRLEGIIDERNTNLKLKNRVGAGVVPYELLKPFSTPGVTGMGVPNSISI; encoded by the exons ATTTATTCACTACATATTTTTGAATTGGGCTTTGTAGAGACGGGGTTGGAGAAGGAAACAGTGAAGGGGTATGCGCACAATTCGAGCCACAAGGACAACGAGGTGGTGTATGAGACTACTTTCACCATCCCAAAAGGGTTTGGAGACGTTGGAGCTGTTCAGGTAGAGAATGAACACCACAAGGAGATCTTCATCAAGAGCATCGACCTCGATGGCTTCCCGAAAGGCACTGTTAATATTCCCTGCAATTCCTGGGCTCATTCCAAGTTTGACAACCCTCagaagagaattttttttaccaaCGAG TCGTACATACCATCAGAGACGCCAAGAGGGTTGAAGAAGCTAAGAGAATCTGAGCTGCAAACTTTGCGAGGAGATGGGGGGGGGCAAAGAAAAACATCTGATAGGATTTACGATTATGATACTTATAACGACCTTGGCGATCCGGACAGCAATGATGAACTGGCTAGGCCTGTCCTTGGCAGCAAAGATTACCCGTACCCCAGGCGCTGCAGAACTGGAAGACCACGCTCTAAAAAGG ATCCTTTATCGGAACAAAGAAGCAGCAATGTGTATGTACCAAGAGATGAAGCGTTTTCAGAGGTGAAACAGCTGACATTTTCGACAAAGACCCTGAAATCTGTGCTACATGCGTTGATCCCTTCGCTCCAGACAGCACTTCTTGATCCAGACTTAGGATTTCCATACTTCACGGCCATAGATTCACTATTTAACGAAGGAATCACATTACCTAAGCCAAAGACTGGTGGGTTTTTCCAGACAATCATCCCCAGGCTAGTCAAGACTATTACAGATGGAGGAGACGATCTTCTGCTCTTTGAGACCCCTGAAGTAATTGACC GTGATAAATTTGCTTGGTTTAGAGATGAAGAATTTTCCAGGCAAACTCTAGCTGGTCTTAATCCATATAGTATCGAGCTAGTGAAG GAATGGCCATTGAAAAGTAAACTTGATCCCGAGGTTTATGGCCCCCCTGAATCATTGATCACAACAGAGGTGGTTGAAAAGGAGATCAAAGGTTGTATGACTGTCAATGAG GCCTTGGAAAGAAATAAGATGTTTATTTTGGATTACCATGACCTGCTCATGCCTTACGTGAACAAAGTAAGAGAGATTGAAGGTACCACACTGTATGGTTCTCGTACACTATTCTTCCTCACTGATGATGGGACACTGAGGCCTATTGCCATTGAACTCACTCGACCGCCTGTTGGTGACAAGCCACAATGGAAGCAAGTCTTTACTCCAACCTGGGAGGCCACCGGTTGCTGGCTGTGGAGGCTTGCTAAAGCCCACGTTCTTGCTCATGACTCTGGCTATCATCAGCTTGTCGCGCACTG GCTGAGGACTCATTGCAGTACAGAGCCATACATAATTGCAGCTAATCGACAATTAAGCGTAATGCATCCCATCTACAGACTTCTGCACCCTCATTTCCGGTATACAATGGAAATCAATGCTCTGGCTCGAGAAGCCCTCATCAAtgcaggtggaatcattgagaGCAGCTTTGCACCTGGAAAGTACTCCATGGAGTTCAGTTCTGTTGCTTACGACCAGCTTTGGCGCTTTGACATGGAAGCTTTGCCAGCAGATCTCATCAGAAG GGGAATGGCAGTTGAGGATCCTACAGCTGAGCATGGCTTGAAGCTAACAATTGAAGACTACCCATTTGCAAATGATGGTCTCATTCTGTGGGATACCATTAAGGAGTGGGTGAGTGATTATGTGAACCATTACTATCCAGACCCAAATCTTATTGAGTCTGATACGGAGCTTCAAGGTTGGTGGACAGAAGTTAGAACCAAAGGTCATGCAGACAAGAAAGATGAGCCATGGTGGCCTGTTTTAAAAACCCCGGAAAGTTTGATTCACACTTTGACTACTATCATTTGGGTAGCCGCTGGTCATCATTCAGCAGTGAACTTTGGTCAGTACACGTATGGTGGATATTTCCCTAACCGCCCTACAATTGCTCGAACCAACATGCCAACTGAAGATCCATCTGAGGAGTTTTTCCAGAACTTCATGAAGAAACCAGAAGTGGCTTTGCTGATGTGCTTCCCCTCACAAATTCAAGCAACAAAAGTGATGGCCGTGTTAGATGTATTATCGAATCATTCACCCGATGAGGAGTATATTGGTGATTGTCTAGAGTCAGCTTGGGCTGAAAATCCTGTTATAAAGGCCGCGTATGAGAGATTCAGTGGCAATTTGAAGAGGTTAGAAGGAATTATTGATGAGAGAAATACCAATTTGAAACTGAAAAACAGAGTTGGAGCAGGAGTTGTTCCATATGAGCTTTTGAAGCCATTCTCAACCCCTGGTGTCACAGGAATGGGAGTTCCAAACAGCATCTCCATCTAA